From Lolium perenne isolate Kyuss_39 chromosome 5, Kyuss_2.0, whole genome shotgun sequence, a single genomic window includes:
- the LOC127299298 gene encoding uncharacterized protein encodes MAAGCVITEECGLAVSADRMWKVACAGDNKEALLKACAGFIEAVDVEGDGGPGSVTTLTLSPAAAAKAGACVMRTRLVARDGAARVLRTEVLEGGKVSTQLKSQVVEARLEADGEGACVAKLRVEYERLRGGTLSPVDQAAILTTGYLGLLKKVEAYLVANPEE; translated from the coding sequence ATGGCGGCCGGTTGTGTCATCACCGAGGAGTGCGGCCTGGCAGTGTCTGCCGACCGGATGTGGAAGGTGGCCTGCGCCGGAGACAACAAGGAGGCACTGCTCAAGGCCTGCGCGGGCTTCATCGAGGCCGTGGACGTGGAGGGCGACGGCGGGCCTGGAAGCGTCACCACCCTGACGCTCAGCCCGGCGGCAGCGGCGAAGGCGGGCGCCTGCGTGATGAGGACCCGCCTGGTGGCGCGCGACGGCGCCGCGCGAGTGCTCCGGACGGAGGTGCTGGAGGGCGGCAAGGTGAGCACCCAGCTCAAGTCGCAGGTGGTCGAGGCGAGGTTGGAGGCGGACGGGGAGGGTGCCTGCGTGGCCAAGCTCAGGGTGGAGTATGAGAGGCTCCGCGGCGGGACGCTGTCGCCGGTGGACCAGGCGGCGATCCTTACCACGGGGTACCTTGGCCTACTCAAGAAGGTCGAGGCATACCTCGTCGCGAATCCTGAAGAGTAG
- the LOC127299299 gene encoding probable polygalacturonase isoform X1 → MARLVVLASLMAVMGLVQGEAQCKGYGGRPRPHSVTITEFGAIGDGVTINTVPFQNAIFYLRSFADKGGAQLYVPKGRWLTGSFSLTSHLTLFLEKDAVIVGTKDVSQWPIVEPLPSYGQGIDLPGPRHRSLINGHNVTDVVITGNNGIIDGQGLTWWNWFRSNKLNYSRPHLVEFEDSKEIVVSNLTFLNSPAWAIHPVYCSNITVRNVTIQTSLDAPLTDGIVPDSCSNVCIEDSIISVGHDAISLKSGWDNYGITFGKPTSGIHISRVDLQASLGAAIAFGSEMSGGILDVHVDQLHIHGSSRGISFKTAPGRGGYIRDATVSDVQMEDVHVAIEFTGDCSSHPDDHFDPSALPLISGFTLQNMVGTNISVAGVLSGISGDPFTNICLSNISFVMADATHSAFWSCSDISGYSESVFPKPCSDLHSQSSNSSMCSSVLSYHALAAA, encoded by the exons ATGGCGAGGCTA GTGGTTCTGGCATCGCTGATGGCCGTTATGGGCCTCGTCCAGGGGGAGGCACAATGCAAGGGGTATGGCGGGCGGCCGCGGCCGCACAGCGTAACGATCACCGAGTTTGGGGCCATTGGTGACGGCGTGACCATCAACACGGTACCCTTCCAGAACGCCATCTTCTACCTGCGGTCTTTCGCCGACAAGGGTGGCGCGCAGCTCTATGTTCCCAAGGGGCGGTGGCTCACCGGCAGCTTCAGCCTCACCAGTCACCTCACACTATTCTTGGAGAAAGACGCTGTTATCGTCGGCACCAAG GATGTTTCACAATGGCCAATTGTGGAACCTTTGCCATCATACGGGCAAGGAATTGATCTTCCAGGTCCAAGACATCGCAGCTTAATAAATGGGCACAATGTTACAGATGTTGTAATTACTG GGAACAACGGAATCATCGATGGCCAGGGTTTGACATGGTGGAACTGGTTTCGGTCAAATAAGTTGAACTATAGTCGCCCTCATCTCGTGGAGTTTGAGGATTCTAAAGAAATTGTGGTTTCAAATTTGACATTCTTGAATTCCCCAGCTTGGGCTATACATCCTGTGTATTGCAG TAATATAACGGTTCGTAATGTCACAATTCAGACATCATTGGATGCTCCACTCACTGATGGAATCGTTCCAG ATTCATGCTCAAATGTGTGCATTGAGGACAGCATAATTAGCGTCGGTCATGACGCCATCTCATTGAAAAGTGGGTGGGACAACTACGGCATTACATTTGGAAAGCCAACCTCAGGCATTCACATTAGTAGAGTGGATCTGCAAGCCTCATTGGGTGCTGCTATTGCATTTGGGAGTGAGATGTCTGGTGGGATCTTGGATGTTCATGTTGATCAGCTTCATATCCATGGTTCATCCAGAGGCATCTCCTTCAAGACTGCACCAGGCCGTGGAGGTTATATAAGAGATGCGACAGTATCAGATGTCCAAATGGAGGATGTCCATGTTGCTATTGAGTTTACCGGTGATTGTTCAAGCCATCCAGACGACCATTTTGATCCTTCTGCACTCCCATTGATCAGTGGATTCACCTTACAAAACATGGTTGGAACAAACATCTCAGTTGCAGGAGTTTTGTCGGGAATTAGTGGTGACCCTTTCACCAATATTTGCCTCTCCAATATCAGTTTCGTCATGGCCGATGCAACACATTCCGCCTTTTGGTCTTGCTCCGACATTTCTGGATACTCTGAGTCGGTATTTCCCAAACCTTGCTCCGATCTCCACAGTCAATCATCAAATTCTTCCATGTGCTCCTCCGTCCTTAGCTACCATGCTCTTGCGGCAGCGTAA
- the LOC127304663 gene encoding uncharacterized protein, giving the protein MLPCLGVPVRPASLEAFPWSRMVEAHTVAAGGSPAQMVAAAASGCSAPIASQQHGRSLGCIDLPPPPPLPSDGPTPVRLFLPPQAATPPSQTPPVRQLQDLIEPCQEPLPFTFLDMQHQKQASPQPMTPPSQVPSPSLSLDEQHHELNASGQEHRDSPSSEEIQMPLLAAPDPTSTPPRPPTTRRKTLAGITGFAGFPVHRSSPRLKAKKRAMPIAKLAEKMLCQRLGIVAEGQAVTEDAIAKFVQMFQGDLPDIAVAALRALFRLDCDFATAVEDALVEHGGAAAVDHAGDTATEAVGQA; this is encoded by the exons ATGCTGCCTTGCCTCGGGGTGCCTGTGCGTCCTGCTTCTCTCGAGGCCTTCCCCTGGTCCAGGATGGTGGAGGCTCATACAGTGGCAGCTGGGGGCTCGCCGGCGCAGATGGTCGCAGCAGCGGCGTCGGGCTGTTCGGCGCCCATCGCTTCACAGCAGCATGGACGTTCTTTGGGGTGCATTGAcctgccgccaccaccaccgctgcCGAGTGACGGACCGACACCGGTGCGCCTCTTCCTCCCTCCACAAGCAGCCACGCCACCAAGCCAAACGCCACCGGTGCGACAACTGCAGGACCTGATCGAGCCATGCCAGGAGCCACTGCCATTCACCTTCCTGGATATGCAGCACCAGAAGCAGGCCTCGCCCCAGCCGATGACGCCACCAAGCCAGGTCCCCTCACCATCTCTCAGCCTGGACGAGCAGCACCACGAGCTTAATGCCAGTGGACAGGAGCACAGGGACTCGCCTTCCAGTGAAGAG ATTCAGATGCCACTGCTGGCAGCTCCTGACCCGACGTCCACGCCACCACGACCTCCAACGACGCGAAGGAAGACGCTGGCTGGGATCACCGGTTTTGCTGGTTTCCCTGTACATCGGTCCAGCCCCAGACTCAAAGCAAAGAAGAGGGCGATGCCTATCGCGAAGCTAGCAGAGAAGATGCTCTGCCAGCGTCTGGGCATAGTCGCGGAGGGGCAAGCTGTAACTGAAGATGCCATCGCAAAGTTCGTTCAGATGTTCCAGGGGGATTTACCAGACATCGCCGTGGCCGCCCTGAGAGCCCTGTTCCGTCTGGACTGTGACTTCGCGACGGCGGTGGAGGATGCGCTGGTGGAGCATGGCGGAGCAGCGGCTGTTGATCATGCAGGCGACACCGCCACGGAGGCGGTTGGGCAAGCATGA
- the LOC127299299 gene encoding probable polygalacturonase isoform X2, giving the protein MAVMGLVQGEAQCKGYGGRPRPHSVTITEFGAIGDGVTINTVPFQNAIFYLRSFADKGGAQLYVPKGRWLTGSFSLTSHLTLFLEKDAVIVGTKDVSQWPIVEPLPSYGQGIDLPGPRHRSLINGHNVTDVVITGNNGIIDGQGLTWWNWFRSNKLNYSRPHLVEFEDSKEIVVSNLTFLNSPAWAIHPVYCSNITVRNVTIQTSLDAPLTDGIVPDSCSNVCIEDSIISVGHDAISLKSGWDNYGITFGKPTSGIHISRVDLQASLGAAIAFGSEMSGGILDVHVDQLHIHGSSRGISFKTAPGRGGYIRDATVSDVQMEDVHVAIEFTGDCSSHPDDHFDPSALPLISGFTLQNMVGTNISVAGVLSGISGDPFTNICLSNISFVMADATHSAFWSCSDISGYSESVFPKPCSDLHSQSSNSSMCSSVLSYHALAAA; this is encoded by the exons ATGGCCGTTATGGGCCTCGTCCAGGGGGAGGCACAATGCAAGGGGTATGGCGGGCGGCCGCGGCCGCACAGCGTAACGATCACCGAGTTTGGGGCCATTGGTGACGGCGTGACCATCAACACGGTACCCTTCCAGAACGCCATCTTCTACCTGCGGTCTTTCGCCGACAAGGGTGGCGCGCAGCTCTATGTTCCCAAGGGGCGGTGGCTCACCGGCAGCTTCAGCCTCACCAGTCACCTCACACTATTCTTGGAGAAAGACGCTGTTATCGTCGGCACCAAG GATGTTTCACAATGGCCAATTGTGGAACCTTTGCCATCATACGGGCAAGGAATTGATCTTCCAGGTCCAAGACATCGCAGCTTAATAAATGGGCACAATGTTACAGATGTTGTAATTACTG GGAACAACGGAATCATCGATGGCCAGGGTTTGACATGGTGGAACTGGTTTCGGTCAAATAAGTTGAACTATAGTCGCCCTCATCTCGTGGAGTTTGAGGATTCTAAAGAAATTGTGGTTTCAAATTTGACATTCTTGAATTCCCCAGCTTGGGCTATACATCCTGTGTATTGCAG TAATATAACGGTTCGTAATGTCACAATTCAGACATCATTGGATGCTCCACTCACTGATGGAATCGTTCCAG ATTCATGCTCAAATGTGTGCATTGAGGACAGCATAATTAGCGTCGGTCATGACGCCATCTCATTGAAAAGTGGGTGGGACAACTACGGCATTACATTTGGAAAGCCAACCTCAGGCATTCACATTAGTAGAGTGGATCTGCAAGCCTCATTGGGTGCTGCTATTGCATTTGGGAGTGAGATGTCTGGTGGGATCTTGGATGTTCATGTTGATCAGCTTCATATCCATGGTTCATCCAGAGGCATCTCCTTCAAGACTGCACCAGGCCGTGGAGGTTATATAAGAGATGCGACAGTATCAGATGTCCAAATGGAGGATGTCCATGTTGCTATTGAGTTTACCGGTGATTGTTCAAGCCATCCAGACGACCATTTTGATCCTTCTGCACTCCCATTGATCAGTGGATTCACCTTACAAAACATGGTTGGAACAAACATCTCAGTTGCAGGAGTTTTGTCGGGAATTAGTGGTGACCCTTTCACCAATATTTGCCTCTCCAATATCAGTTTCGTCATGGCCGATGCAACACATTCCGCCTTTTGGTCTTGCTCCGACATTTCTGGATACTCTGAGTCGGTATTTCCCAAACCTTGCTCCGATCTCCACAGTCAATCATCAAATTCTTCCATGTGCTCCTCCGTCCTTAGCTACCATGCTCTTGCGGCAGCGTAA
- the LOC127299296 gene encoding major pollen allergen Aln g 1 translates to MVADCVITNECALAVSAERMWKVSCSGEALLKACADFFVAVNVEGDGGPGSVITSTLSAAAAAASGGSFVRDRVVARDDAARVLRTEVLEGGKVRNQLKFLVNEVKFEVAGDDACVAKFRVEYERIDGDGALAPEDQSVIVEGYLGILKAIEAYLVANPSEYA, encoded by the coding sequence ATGGTGGCTGATTGTGTGATCACCAACGAATGCGCCCTGGCGGTGTCAGCCGAAAGGATGTGGAAGGTGAGCTGCTCCGGCGAGGCCTTGCTCAAGGCCTGCGCGGATTTCTTTGTCGCCGTGAATGTGGAGGGCGATGGTGGCCCTGGCAGCGTCATCACCTCGACGCTCAGCGCCGCGGCAGCCGCTGCCTCAGGCGGTAGCTTCGTAAGGGACCGCGTGGTGGCACGCGACGACGCGGCGCGGGTGCTAAGGACTGAGGTGCTGGAGGGCGGAAAGGTGAGGAACCAGCTCAAGTTTCTGGTGAACGAGGTGAAGTTCGAGGTGGCTGGGGACGACGCCTGTGTGGCCAAGTTTAGGGTGGAGTACGAGAGGATCGATGGCGACGGTGCGCTGGCACCGGAGGACCAATCGGTGATTGTTGAGGGTTACCTCGGCATTTTAAAGGCGATTGAGGCCTACCTTGTCGCCAACCCTTCCGAATACGCCTAA